One Brachyspira pilosicoli P43/6/78 genomic window carries:
- a CDS encoding thymidylate synthase: MKNYLELLKKVLEEGEDTKDRTGVGTRRIFAPQLRFKFEGNKIPIITTKRVFMKGVIIELLWFLQGSTNIKFLLENNVHIWDEWADDMGELGPVYGKQWRAWETKEGNKIDQISNVVNTLRNNPTSRRNILNAWNVGEIDKMHLPPCHMMCQFFVNNEGGIITHLYQRSADLFLGVPFNISSYAILTRLLAMHSGLKASELIMTFGDAHIYNNHMEQVKLQLSREPYEQTTELFIEERPNIFSHVYEDFRLEGYKYHPTIKAEVAV, from the coding sequence ATGAAAAACTATTTGGAATTATTAAAAAAAGTTTTAGAAGAGGGTGAAGATACTAAAGACAGAACTGGAGTTGGCACTAGAAGAATATTTGCTCCGCAGTTAAGATTTAAATTTGAAGGAAATAAAATACCTATTATAACTACAAAAAGAGTATTTATGAAAGGTGTTATTATAGAATTATTATGGTTTTTGCAAGGCTCAACAAATATAAAATTTTTGCTTGAGAATAATGTTCATATATGGGACGAGTGGGCTGATGATATGGGTGAGCTTGGTCCTGTATACGGAAAGCAGTGGAGAGCTTGGGAGACTAAAGAAGGAAATAAAATAGATCAAATTTCTAATGTTGTTAATACATTAAGAAATAATCCAACAAGCAGAAGAAATATTTTGAATGCATGGAATGTGGGAGAGATTGATAAAATGCATTTGCCTCCTTGTCATATGATGTGTCAATTTTTTGTTAACAATGAAGGTGGTATAATAACACATTTGTATCAACGTTCTGCTGATTTATTTTTAGGTGTTCCTTTTAATATAAGCTCTTATGCTATACTCACAAGACTTTTAGCTATGCATAGCGGACTTAAAGCTTCAGAATTAATAATGACATTTGGAGATGCACATATTTATAATAATCATATGGAGCAAGTTAAACTTCAGCTTTCAAGAGAGCCTTATGAACAGACTACAGAATTATTTATAGAAGAGCGTCCGAATATATTTAGTCATGTTTATGAGGATTTTAGATTAGAAGGCTATAAATATCACCCAACTATAAAAGCGGAGGTAGCTGTTTGA
- a CDS encoding hemolysin family protein has protein sequence MDIIIVIILILLNGIFAMSEIAIISARKSSLTKDIKDGNKKAQIALDLANEPDKFLSTIQIGITLIGILTGIYSGDTISKDLSNLLIKINIPRAYSSVISQVIIVALVTYLTLIFGELVPKRLGMVMSEKIAKAVASPMTILSKVGAPFVWILSNSAIIVSRTLGIKDEKTPVTEEEIKSMIEEGKQGGEVKEVEQDIIERAFFLGDRKIESIMTHRADIVYLDINMTNDEIKKTISKNPYTVYPLIDKTLDNIIGVIKINEIFDKLNNSKSKIEKYAQKATYFHNNMEVYLVLEEMKKNNTKIGFISDEFGNIDGMITQHDIFSALVGSISETSKNMDIRKRKNGGYFVDGQCPIYDFLEYFEIEDENISNNYNTISGLILELLQHVPKEGESITWKNLSLEIVDMDGARIDKVIVEKLEEN, from the coding sequence ATGGACATAATTATTGTAATAATACTTATACTTTTAAATGGAATATTTGCTATGTCTGAAATAGCTATAATATCAGCAAGAAAAAGCTCTTTAACCAAAGATATTAAAGACGGAAATAAAAAAGCACAAATAGCTTTAGATTTAGCTAATGAACCAGATAAGTTTTTATCAACCATACAAATAGGAATAACATTAATAGGCATACTAACAGGTATATATTCTGGAGACACTATATCAAAAGATTTATCAAACCTTTTAATAAAAATAAATATACCCAGAGCATATTCTTCTGTAATATCTCAAGTGATAATAGTAGCATTAGTTACTTACCTCACATTGATATTTGGTGAATTAGTGCCAAAAAGGTTGGGAATGGTTATGTCAGAAAAAATAGCAAAAGCTGTGGCAAGCCCAATGACTATATTATCAAAAGTAGGAGCTCCATTTGTGTGGATATTGTCAAACAGTGCTATTATAGTTTCTAGAACTTTAGGCATAAAAGATGAAAAAACTCCTGTTACAGAAGAAGAAATAAAATCAATGATAGAAGAAGGCAAACAAGGCGGAGAAGTAAAAGAAGTAGAACAGGATATTATAGAAAGAGCATTTTTTTTGGGTGATAGAAAAATAGAATCAATCATGACTCATAGAGCTGATATAGTGTATTTGGATATAAATATGACTAATGATGAAATAAAAAAAACAATATCCAAAAATCCTTATACTGTATACCCTCTAATAGACAAAACTTTAGATAATATAATTGGCGTTATAAAAATAAATGAAATATTTGATAAATTAAATAATAGCAAATCAAAAATTGAAAAATATGCACAAAAGGCAACATACTTTCACAACAATATGGAAGTTTATTTAGTATTGGAAGAAATGAAAAAAAATAACACAAAAATAGGCTTTATATCTGATGAGTTTGGAAACATAGATGGTATGATTACACAGCATGATATATTTTCTGCTTTGGTTGGTTCTATTAGCGAAACAAGTAAAAATATGGATATAAGAAAAAGAAAAAACGGCGGTTATTTTGTTGACGGACAATGCCCTATTTATGACTTTTTAGAATATTTTGAAATAGAAGATGAAAACATATCAAACAACTATAATACTATAAGCGGACTAATATTAGAATTATTACAACATGTTCCAAAAGAAGGAGAATCTATAACATGGAAAAACTTATCTTTAGAGATAGTTGATATGGACGGAGCTAGAATAGATAAAGTCATAGTTGAAAAATTAGAAGAGAATTAA
- a CDS encoding dihydrofolate reductase yields MIVSLIAAVDSKNGIGLNGVMPWGHIKEDMQFFRSTTTGYAVVMGRVTFESLGGKPLPNRKNIVISSNKNELSDKYDNLFYENSFENAISKLLLEKHNQIFIIGGESIYKRAMDYADKIYLTHINKNYNCDRFFPEVDSKLFSSRILKNFVYDDIDVSIVEYTKDF; encoded by the coding sequence TTGATAGTTTCATTAATCGCTGCTGTTGATTCAAAAAACGGCATAGGATTAAATGGTGTAATGCCTTGGGGACACATTAAAGAGGATATGCAGTTTTTTAGAAGCACTACCACAGGATATGCTGTTGTTATGGGGAGAGTTACTTTTGAGTCATTAGGGGGAAAGCCGCTTCCAAATAGAAAAAACATTGTTATATCATCTAATAAAAATGAGCTTTCAGATAAATACGATAACCTTTTTTATGAAAATAGTTTTGAAAATGCTATTTCTAAATTATTATTAGAAAAGCATAATCAAATATTTATTATAGGAGGGGAGTCCATTTATAAAAGAGCAATGGATTATGCAGATAAAATATATCTTACTCATATAAATAAAAATTATAATTGCGACAGATTTTTTCCAGAAGTAGATAGTAAATTATTTTCTTCAAGGATATTGAAGAACTTTGTTTATGATGATATAGATGTTAGTATTGTGGAATATACTAAAGATTTTTAA
- a CDS encoding DUF362 domain-containing protein, which produces MPRVINNDCVACGSCLPECAFDAISEGDIYKIDPDKCTDCGACEAVCPSNAIHQA; this is translated from the coding sequence ATGCCACGTGTTATAAATAACGATTGTGTAGCTTGCGGATCATGTCTTCCTGAGTGTGCTTTCGATGCAATTAGCGAAGGAGATATTTACAAAATAGATCCAGACAAATGTACTGATTGCGGAGCTTGTGAAGCTGTTTGTCCTAGCAACGCTATACATCAAGCTTAA